The Agromyces mangrovi genome contains a region encoding:
- a CDS encoding phosphocholine cytidylyltransferase family protein has protein sequence MSTQIVILAAGMGSRLGRSLPKPLTPLSDGRTIMQQQFDNIHHAFGNAAGVTIVVGYKLEHIIESFPEASFVYNEEYDQTNTSKSLLRALRASQSGGVLWMNGDVVYDPRVLDRAVALIAREQSFVTVNTSKVSDEEVKYTTGAEGYIEQLSKQVVGGLGEAVGINYVAAHDKAALVRRLQQVDDQDYFERGLELAIAQDGMLVEPLDISDLYAVEIDFAEDLERANHFV, from the coding sequence GTGAGCACCCAGATCGTGATCCTCGCGGCGGGCATGGGCAGTCGACTCGGTCGGAGCCTTCCCAAGCCGCTGACCCCGTTGAGCGACGGCCGCACCATCATGCAGCAGCAGTTCGACAACATCCACCACGCGTTCGGCAACGCCGCGGGCGTGACCATCGTCGTCGGCTACAAGCTCGAGCACATCATCGAGTCGTTCCCCGAGGCCTCGTTCGTCTACAACGAGGAGTACGACCAGACCAACACGTCGAAGAGCCTGCTCCGGGCGCTCCGCGCCTCGCAGTCGGGCGGCGTGCTCTGGATGAACGGCGACGTCGTCTACGACCCGCGCGTGCTCGACCGCGCCGTCGCGCTCATCGCCCGCGAGCAGTCGTTCGTGACCGTCAACACCTCGAAGGTCTCCGACGAGGAGGTCAAGTACACGACCGGCGCCGAGGGCTACATCGAGCAGCTCTCGAAGCAGGTCGTCGGCGGCCTCGGCGAGGCGGTCGGCATCAACTACGTCGCCGCGCACGACAAGGCCGCGCTGGTGCGCCGCCTGCAGCAGGTCGACGACCAGGACTACTTCGAGCGCGGCCTCGAGCTCGCGATCGCGCAGGACGGCATGCTCGTCGAGCCGCTCGACATCTCCGACCTGTACGCGGTCGAGATCGACTTCGCGGAAGACCTGGAGCGCGCGAACCACTTCGTGTGA
- a CDS encoding ECF transporter S component — protein sequence MDRVSTRVILSCAAIGVGGGLFAAGAGYLAGLIAVIAPVLYGVTIGTHFLPSAVGLALLRRPGTAVLTGLIAGLVASAFAPQWLLRYLGTGLLVGVLLELPFLVTRYRKWSAWLYYLAAGASGVVLGVAVFVALGAEYYAPAVWAIALPLYVLSPIVFTWLGRVIAAALERAGVARSSRQRTG from the coding sequence GTGGATCGGGTCAGTACGCGCGTCATCCTGAGCTGTGCGGCGATCGGCGTGGGCGGCGGCCTGTTCGCCGCGGGCGCCGGCTACCTCGCCGGCCTCATCGCGGTCATCGCACCCGTGCTCTACGGCGTCACGATCGGCACGCACTTCCTGCCGAGCGCGGTCGGGCTCGCGCTGCTGCGCCGCCCCGGCACGGCCGTGCTCACCGGGTTGATCGCCGGCCTCGTGGCATCCGCCTTCGCCCCGCAGTGGCTGCTGCGCTACCTCGGCACCGGGCTGCTCGTGGGCGTGCTGCTCGAACTGCCGTTCCTCGTCACGCGCTACCGGAAGTGGTCGGCGTGGCTGTACTACCTCGCCGCGGGCGCGTCGGGCGTCGTGCTGGGCGTGGCCGTGTTCGTCGCGCTGGGCGCCGAGTACTACGCGCCCGCCGTCTGGGCGATCGCGCTGCCGCTGTACGTACTGAGCCCCATCGTCTTCACCTGGCTCGGGCGGGTCATCGCCGCCGCGCTCGAACGCGCGGGCGTCGCGCGGTCGTCGCGCCAGCGCACCGGCTGA
- a CDS encoding ABC transporter permease, translating to MTSYADAHPYARSPWSRYRHALWLLTTRDLKVRYSTSALGYLWSILDPLVMAAIYWFVFTVVFQRLVGTEPYIVFLLAALLPWMWFTGSVSDSTRAFLKDAKLVRSTKLPRTVWVTRIALSKGIEFLLAIPVLAAFAIVFRAEVHWELLLFPLAIAIQAVLVVGLGLIVAPLVVFFRDFERAVKLVLRFLFYASPIVYGTSNLPESLQPWAAFNPLTGIFGLYRAGFFPGELDWFAVGVSAAMSLGFLAIGVWMFRRTERAVLKEI from the coding sequence GTGACCAGCTACGCCGACGCGCACCCGTATGCGCGGAGCCCCTGGTCGCGGTACCGGCACGCGCTGTGGCTGCTGACGACGCGCGACCTCAAGGTGCGCTACTCCACGTCGGCGCTCGGCTACCTGTGGTCGATCCTCGATCCGCTCGTGATGGCGGCGATCTACTGGTTCGTCTTCACGGTGGTGTTCCAGCGCCTGGTCGGCACGGAGCCGTACATCGTGTTCCTGCTCGCGGCGCTGCTGCCGTGGATGTGGTTCACGGGGTCGGTGTCCGACTCGACGCGGGCGTTCCTGAAGGACGCGAAGCTCGTGCGCTCAACGAAGCTGCCGCGCACGGTCTGGGTGACCCGCATCGCGCTGTCGAAGGGCATCGAGTTCCTGCTCGCGATCCCGGTGCTCGCGGCGTTCGCGATCGTGTTCCGCGCCGAGGTGCACTGGGAGCTGCTCCTGTTCCCGCTCGCGATCGCGATCCAGGCGGTGCTCGTGGTCGGCCTCGGCCTCATCGTGGCGCCCCTCGTGGTGTTCTTCCGCGACTTCGAGCGTGCGGTGAAGCTCGTGCTGCGCTTCCTCTTCTACGCATCGCCCATCGTGTACGGCACGTCCAACCTGCCGGAGTCGCTGCAGCCGTGGGCGGCGTTCAATCCGCTCACCGGCATCTTCGGCCTCTACCGCGCCGGGTTCTTCCCCGGCGAGCTCGACTGGTTCGCGGTGGGCGTCTCGGCGGCCATGTCGCTCGGGTTCCTCGCCATCGGCGTCTGGATGTTCCGCCGCACCGAGCGCGCCGTGCTGAAGGAGATCTGA
- a CDS encoding ABC transporter ATP-binding protein, giving the protein MADAADIEDDVETDDDTEVDDDPEASIDTGETGVVAPAADELESEFAADFAIEPEPEPEPVPVRRPKGQRPPRRFARRTSIRPARPAPGEDAPVVLSLAGLGKRYGSTVAVADVSLEVRAGSFYGIVGPNGAGKTTTLSMISGLLRPDSGAVTVHGIDVWKDPRRAKQALGVLPDRLRVFDRLTGSQLLYYAGILRGMNAKTVRSRSADLAAAFGIEEALDRLVADYSAGMTKKIALAASMIHSPRVLVLDEPFESVDPVSTANISDILQRFADRGGTVIISSHGMDLIERACDSVAVIVGGKVLAEGTMDEVRDGRTLEDRFVDLAGGRKAAEGLEWLHSSSY; this is encoded by the coding sequence GTGGCGGACGCCGCTGACATCGAAGACGACGTCGAGACCGACGACGACACGGAGGTCGACGACGACCCCGAGGCGTCGATCGACACCGGCGAGACGGGTGTCGTCGCCCCCGCCGCGGACGAGCTCGAGTCGGAGTTCGCCGCGGACTTCGCGATCGAGCCGGAGCCGGAGCCGGAGCCCGTGCCCGTGCGCCGGCCCAAGGGCCAGCGCCCGCCGCGCCGGTTCGCGCGCCGCACCAGCATCCGCCCCGCGCGTCCCGCGCCGGGCGAGGACGCACCCGTCGTGCTCTCCCTGGCCGGCCTCGGCAAGCGCTACGGCTCGACGGTCGCCGTGGCGGACGTGAGCCTCGAGGTGCGCGCCGGTTCGTTCTACGGCATCGTCGGCCCGAACGGCGCCGGCAAGACCACGACGCTCTCGATGATCTCGGGGCTGCTCCGGCCCGACTCCGGCGCGGTGACCGTGCACGGCATCGACGTCTGGAAGGACCCGCGTCGAGCCAAGCAGGCGCTCGGCGTGCTGCCCGACCGGCTGCGCGTGTTCGACCGCCTCACCGGCAGCCAGCTGCTCTACTACGCGGGCATCCTGCGCGGCATGAACGCGAAGACCGTGCGCTCGCGTTCGGCCGACCTGGCTGCGGCGTTCGGCATCGAGGAGGCGCTCGACCGGCTCGTCGCCGACTACAGCGCCGGCATGACGAAGAAGATCGCCCTCGCGGCATCCATGATCCACTCGCCGCGCGTGCTCGTGCTCGACGAGCCGTTCGAGTCGGTCGACCCGGTGTCGACCGCGAACATCAGCGACATCCTGCAGCGGTTCGCCGACCGCGGCGGCACGGTGATCATCTCGAGCCACGGCATGGACCTCATCGAGCGCGCGTGCGACAGCGTCGCCGTGATCGTCGGCGGCAAGGTGCTCGCCGAGGGCACGATGGACGAGGTGCGCGACGGTCGTACGCTGGAGGACCGGTTCGTCGACCTCGCGGGTGGGCGCAAGGCCGCGGAGGGGCTCGAGTGGTTGCACAGCTCGTCCTACTGA